TTtcgagggctgaatttatcgaagccctttgtatttagcttttgccgagggtagcctgatttaaccgtTTTTTATGAAGTGTTTGAAGGCCTTTTAATTTATAGcggaagtcggacgtctccgagccacaTTATTTGGCTGTAGCCTTTATATGATCGTAGTCTTTTGTATGGTCGTAGCCTTGGGCATGTCATTTGGACTTGTTCCCTGATAACTTCCCGAACTTGTTCGAGAAATTAAAACCCCGAGAGTATTGGTATTGGCCTTTGTTTCGAaagggtgcctctttgaggtctgtTAATTCGAATTtcgggtgcctctttgaggtcttattaaTTCGAATTTCGATGGCAATCCTCGAGTATTCGGGTGCTTCTATGTTTGGTTTTTAAGCCGTTTCCCGTAGGATTGTAAGTGTAGAGCTTGTACGAGACACAAAGTATTTTTGATATAACCTAAATGTTTCTTCGAATAGTCGATACATGCGTACATTTTTAGCTACcagggctcgactattctatatagACATGGAttgtttgaccgtttggcccattacaaagttttcctatcgaggcccATTTAGGCGtgaaatatttttcccaaaaatgtgacctccgagggtgatgcccccagtattcgaggttgattgaaaagaaaccTTGAATACTTGTCGGTCGTTCTTTGGGTAGCATATAGgtattgcctcattaaaaaccttgccggtaaaacccagtTGGGACAAAATCCGAACTAAGAGAAAAAGAGTTCAACATATGCTCTATAACCTGCGGCCTTCTTGTAGGAAGGGGCGTTCTCGAGAGCACGAGTCTTTGAGAGACTCCACTGTGCCGAGCTTGTAAGTTCCTGTACCAGTGACTTCGAGGTCTTGTTGTTCGTGGCCATGATATCTCCGAGGACCTTGGCCTGATCAGGGATGACTTTGGTGCCCTGATTTGATGCCGCGAAGGCCGAGAAGCTCAGTCGCCCTAGCTCTGAGGGAACGCTTTTCTAGAATGAGCTTTGTGTTGTATTGCCCCGAAATGTTGAttgtttcctgcaaatgaattAGAGTGGTCCTCTGCGCACATGGACTTAATTagtcatatcatcaatataagatttaattattttacCTATTTATCTATCGAGCGGAATCCCTGTCAAATCGAAGCAATGTAATCTATATCATTAATCAAGAAACTAAATGATTATTTTCTTGAGAGCGGGGACTACTTCCCATTCTCAGGTGTACCTTTCCTTTCAGCGGTTGGCTTGGTATCATCAGGCTTTCCGGAAATAGCGAGGGTTCGAGGATCTGGAGAATTCCTTTTCGGAGTTGTGACTACTACTTTGCCACCTGCTTACCCTTTGAGGTCGATGTCTACGAAGTCAAGGGTTCCGGTATCGGCACCACTTCCTCGATTGCGAACATCTCTTTTGCAGCATGCTGTTCTTCGTGGACTGTTTTCACTCCTTTCTCTGTCgggaacttcaccatctgatggaGAGTCAAAGGCACTGCCCTCATATTGTGTATCCACGGTCTCCCAATGAGTGCTTTATACCTCATGtaaccttcgatgacatggaatctAGTGTCTTATATGGTCCCGACTACGTTTACAGGCAAGATAATTTCTCCCTTCATCGTTTCACTTGCCATATTGAAGCCATTTAGCACCAGAGACGCATGTACAATCTGATCTTACAAACTGAGTTGTTTCatgaccctcgatctgattatgttcgccgagctacctggatccactaaaatatgtttaacttgaattttattaaaaaggatagaaattaccagggcgtTGTTGTGAGGATGGGATACGTATTCTGCTTCCTTGTCGCAACATGATAGGGCATCCTCGAGCACATAGCTCCGAGCCCCGTTTTCCTTTGTGATGGACACTTTAGTGTGTTTGAATGTAGGTCCCAATGGGACGTCGGCTCCTCCGATGATCATATGAATAACATGCTGGGGGTTTTTCAAGTTCATTCTTCCTATTTGCATCTCTTTCCCAGAAATGGTTTTTGGCCTGGTCACTGAGAAATTCACGAAGTTGCCCCTCGTTAAATAGCCAAGCTACCTCCTCCCTGAGTTGTCTGCAATCCTCGGTCTTATGCTCGTGAGTGCCATAGTACTTACACATTAAGTCGGGGTTTCTTTGAGAAGGATCTATCTGTATGGGCTTAGGCCATCTAGTATCTTTAATTTTGCCAATTGCTGAGACGATATTTGAGGTGTCAACACTAAAGTTGTATTCTAATAACTTGGGGGCCTCCACTGGCCCCGGGCGCCTGTCAGACCCGATTTTACCCAAGAATCCCCGGGAGCTCTGGCCTCGGTCTATTCTACGATCATTCTGGGGTGCATTGCACCTTGAAATGTTCCTTCTATCTTCAACGTACGGTTGATATCTTTCCGTGTTGAATCGTGATCCCCGATCTATATCCCTTGGGGGTTTGACTGCGAATTTGTTCGGGtgaactgagcccgagggggctcctaactggtcatcctcgaccctaatttttgactgATACTGATTGTGAACATCCGACCATGTCAcaactggatactcgatcaagttctgTTTTAGCTATCGAGATGCTATCGAGCTCCTTTCATTCAAATGCTGCATGGAGGCCTGAACCGCCCAGTCATTGGAGACCGGGGGTAATTCCATCCTTTCCATCTAAAACTAggacacgaactcccttagcatTTCATCGTCCCTCTACATTATCTTGAATACGTCTGATTTTCTTGTGGCCACTTTTATGGCCCCGGCGTGTGCTTTTACGAAGGCatcatagcaaatgaatcaatagagttaggagctaagttaTGATACCAGATCATAGCTCATTTTGATAATGTTTCTCCAAACGTTTTCGATAATACTGACTAGATTTCGGCATCATTCAAGTCATTTCCCTTGATCCCACAAGTGTACGAAGTAATATATTCGTTAGGGTCCGTTGTCCCGTTGTACTTCGGTATATCAGGCATGCGAAACTTCTTGGGAATGAGCATCAGAGACGCACTTGAGGGGAAAGGTTTCTGTACGAATTTTTTGGCATCTAGTCCCTTCAAAACTGGAGGTGCTCCTAGTATTTGGTCTCCCCGGGAGTTGTAAGTTTCCACCTTTTTATCGTTGTATTCTATACTTTTTTCTCCTGACTCGATTCTTTTAGTCAGTTTCTTGAGCATTTTCATGATTGTGGGGTCAGTCCCCATGCCACTTTCATCGGGCCTTTCGAGCACAGGCTTGTGCTGTGTGTTTACCGGTTCAGCGGTGTTAGGAGTCCAGTTCTGAatctgaagttgagcgatggcgactTGCTGAGCTTGTAGCGTCTCGAATATCACCTGGAAACTGACTCCTCTTTCTGCCAGTCCTCGTGTTTCCTGACCTCCAGCCTGGGCTTCCATGCGTCCATTCCTTACCTGCTTCTGGGTTTAGAGCGTTGTGAGAGCTAATATTAACTGGCTCCACGTTTGACACTCCCTTAGGACCGAGCCCTATGCCGTTGTTTTCTCCAAGTCCTTCACTGTCATGAATAGGTGCATTTTGTATGCTAGACATATTTTAACATGAattcaaagaatctttgacaagaaaaagtgtgaagaataacgtgtgttatcagaaaactagcactaaaataatcactattatttttagcctcacggtgggcgccaaactgtttgccTCAAAAAATGAGTttaacaattaaagatattttgtggttttaaagatacgtgatataTTCTAATACTCGTGATTATACAAGTAATATTGAGCTTAAGTAAGAAGAAATAAAGAACCAAATCAGTGTTGTTGGAACAGTAGGGGGCCTCGAGGTCAGCTAAGAGTAATAAAGTATGAACAATGAAGTAAATgcaataaagctgaagaataaTTGGAGAGAACGTTAAACAAGAAGAATAAGAATGTTCTATTGCAATAAATAATTTGATTcttacaaaatgattggggtcccctttatataggaggggaaaactCCAATATAGTACCTTGCTCATAAAGATAAAGAATCCTATTGGTACAGGTGTGTGACGGTCTAGTATGGACCTGTACTATTTTGTACAACCCTTATCCTATAATTAATGCTTAGATCCACTCGTGCTTGAGAAATTCTCTCTCTTTCTTGATTGACTTCGAGATTATACTGTCCTCGTGTCCTCGACGCAGGCTGTGTCAGGCCTTTGATCAGCTTTCTCGAGGTAGGTGTCCCTTAGCCGGATCTGCCCTACCCTCGAGTCTCCCGGACTCGAGTCTATACCCCGATTTAAGACTCCAAAATCATACTcctcgattttgaccgtatacactaACAAATTGTGGAGTTTattagtttaaaacatgtcttcTTTTACTAACTTTAGTACAAGtagttgaaaaaaaagaagaagatatttCAATGTAATAAGCATGGAAGCTTATTTGACTCATAGTCTTCACTACAGTGTGATCAAGAAAAGTAGTATTTCATCTAAGGAAAttacttgttgttgttgatactcTCACAGGCAGCCACAATTTTCAGTACCAACCATGGCAGAAGCAGTACTTTCAGCTCTAATGGAAGTCCTTTCCAAAAGATAACTTCCCAAATTTTCCAAAAAAATGGACAGCTAGGAAGTACAAAGAAGGAGATGATAAATCTGCAGAGCACACTATCAACAATTCAAGCTGTACTACAAGATGCTGAGGATAGGCAAATGAGAGATAAATCTTTGAAGAACTGGCTGGTGAAGCTCAAAGACATTGTCTATGAAGCAGATGATTTATTGGATGAATACTTGACTGAATTGCTCCGCCATAAGGTAATTCTTGATGACCGAGAAACCCATTATTGTTTTTCCTATGCTGTGAGTTCTCTTTATCTGAATGGTACTTTACTTTGTCTGGGTTACCGTATGAAGTTGAAACTGAAAGAAGTTGGAGAAAAGTTAGAATTGGTTGCAAATGAGAGAGCCAAATTCCATTTTAGGGATGTCGTTTATCAGGGAGGTTTTTCTTGTGAAAGACCACAATCAGACTCTTATGTAATTGAATCAAAGGTTTTTGGTAGAAATAAGGATAAAGAAAACATAGTCAAGCTACTTATAGAATCTGATGTACCGGTTGTTAGCATTGTTGGAATTGGAGGAATTGGGAAGACAACAGTTGCAAAATTGGTTTACAATGATATTGTTGTAGAAGATAGATTTGATACAAGAATATGGGTTTGTGTCTCAAAAGGATTTGATGTGAAAAGGCTTCTTAACGCAATCATAGAATATGCCACTGGTAGTAGTTGTAACCTTGTAGAGATGGAGGCGATCCTGCGGCGTGTCCACGCGTTAATATTGGGCAAGAAATTTTTGCTTGTCCTAGATGATGTATGGGATGATGATCATGAGAAATACGAGAGATTAAAGAATTTAGTTCACAATGGTTTGGATGGGAGTAGGCTGTTAGTGACTACTCGAAATGAGAAGGCTGCGCTACTGATGGGCAAAGCAAATCCATATCGTTTGGAAGGCCTTTCGGATGATGATTGCTGGTCCTTGTTTCAGGAACTGGCATACAAGAATAGGCAAAAAGAATTATTAGCTCTTGAAGAGCTCGGGAAAGAGATCACCAAGAAATGTAGGGGGGTTCCTTTAGCGGCAAAGGCCCTTGGAAGTTTAATGTGCTTGAAGAATCAGAAATCTGAGTGGTCTTTCATCCGAGATTGTGCAATGTGGGATCTTATGGGACATGAAGACGGAGCTGGAATTCTTTTGGCCCTAAGATTAAGTTATGAGTACTTGCCGACACATCTGAAACAATGTTTTGCATATTGTTCTATATTTCCTAAGGGCTATAGGATAAATAAAAACACCTTGATATGCCTATGGATAGCGGAAGGATTTGTTCCATCCTCTGAAAGCATGCCACCTGAAGAAGCTGGGAATGGTTATTTCAATGAGTTGTTGTGGCACTCTTTCTTCCAAAATGTGAGAAGAGATTTTGATGGGAATATAGTTGACTGTGACATGCATGATCTTGTCCATGATCTTTCCAAATCTGTAGGTGGTGTTGATTGTTTAACAACAGAATTTGGCAAGGAAGTTATCATTCCTGTGGCCACACGCCACTTATCAATGCTTGGAAGTGAGCTGGTACCCAAAAAACTTGGCATGTTGAGGAGTGCTCAAAAGCTGCGATCGTTTCTTCTTTTGGATGGGCAGAGAAATATCACGAAACTATCCAAGAGTTTCTTTTTGAGCTTTAAATCTGTTCGGGAATTAGATTGCAGTGGTAGTCGGATAAAGAAGTTGTCTAAGTCAGTTGGTACTTTATTACATCTACGATACCTCAATCTTTCACATGCTCTGCTAAGAACATTGCCAAAGTCTATCTGTTGCTTCCTTAATCTTGAAGCTTTAATACTTAAGCATTGCAACCATCTGATAGAAATTCCTGCAGAAATTAGAAAGTTGGTGAACCTTAGACATCTGGATATATACGGATGCACATCCTTAACCATATTACCTCGTGGCATTGGAAAAATGAGATCCCTGCAAACATTGCCAGTTTACATTGTTAGCAAGGCTGCTGCTAGTGACATTTCCGAGTTGCAGAGACTTGATCTTCATGGTGAATTAATGATAAAGAACCTTGAGAATTTGTCCGGTGAGATATGTGCCAAAAATGCTAACTTGAAAGGGAAGAGGCACATCCAATTTCTAAAGTTAATATGGGATCAAGTTGAAGAAATGGGCACAAGAGAAAATGTTGAGCGCATTGTTGAGAGCCTTCAACCAAATTCTGATTTGAGCAAGTTACACATAGAGGGTTATATTGGTGCAAATTTCCCCAGTTGGTTGATGAATATATACTTGGTACACATTGTGGAAATCTGGCTTTTAAAATGTCACAGGTGTGTGGAGCTGCGTCAACTAGGGAAGTTGCCTTTTCTTGAGGTTCTCACTGTTGACGGGATGGATTCCGCAATGTATTTCTGCAATAGTTCTGGTGAAGAGGATTTGGCAACTCAATTTGCATCACTGAAGCAACTGACCCTCCGTAATATGCCCAATCTATTGGGATGGTCAGTTAATAAAGATCATACTATTCTTCATTGTCTGAAGAAATTTACGTGGCATGTCCCTATTTGAATAAATTGCCAGATCTTCCCTCCCTTGACTCATTAGAATTGTCTGATTGTAGCAGTGAATTACTAGTAGAGGCAGCAGCCAAGATTACCTCCCTTACTCATCTTATGATCAGTGGATGTTTGGAAATTCTACACTTACCTGAAGGGTTGCTGAAAAATAATATCAATCTGTTGTCCGTGGAAATTAGAGATTGTGCAGAGATTCAAAGTCTTTCGAGTGAGCTGAAAGGTCTTCCTTGTCTCGAGTCATTAAGCATCAGTAACTGTAACAGTCTCAGTTCTGTGCTCGATTCATGTGGACTTCAAACTTTGAAGTCCTTGTCCATTCATGGTTGTCGTAACATTAGCCTGGAAAAAGGATTACAAAGTTTACAGTTTCTTCAATATGCATCACTCTCTGACTGTGAAAACTTGACAACCTTGCCGATGACTATGCAAAACCTTAAATATCTCCAAACTCTGCATATATGGAGCTGTCCTAAGATGTATATGCTCCCAGAATGGCTAGGAGATCTCATTTCTCTTAGAGAATTGGAGCTGTGGTACTGTGAAAATCTAAGTTCTATTCCAGAATCAGTGAAAAAGCTAACCAAGCTTCAGTTTCTGTCTATATGGGGCTGTCCAAACTTGGGATTAAGATGCAGAAAGGATGTCGGAGAAGATTGGCACAAGATAAAACATGTTCCATTCATCAAGATTAATGGCCCATTTATCCAAGCTATGACAGGTAAGTGATGCATTTTAGATGAATTACTTTTTCTGGTTTCGCTGAAACAATCAGAACACTATATACTCTTACTTCTCAGTTTGTTCAACCGGAGTTGAGGTTCACAGAGATTAAAAGAAATATGTTGAAGATGATTGAGTTTATTGTCGATGTATTGAGATACTTCTTATAATACTAATTCAGGATAAGATGTTATatcaaatataatattaatataaagtaCTCCAGTTTTGTTGTATGTTAGTTTGACTTTTCTTGATGATAGTTTTGCATTTTAAGAAGGAGGTCATTTTATTCGACAAGCTAAAGTAGATGGTAAAACCAACATGGAATAACATATAGCAAAGGCACTGTTTCTTGCTTTTGATATGGAAAAGAATTCGTCCTTAATAGTCTGAACCTCATATCGGACTGGGTTTACGTTGGCTAGCAACATTCTGCCACCCTTGTTATTCGTTGGGACTTAAGACCAACTATACTTTGCGAGCATAGGTAGAGTAATTGTTATTAAACTTACATTACTTATTGGGTTTGCCAGGAGAATTTTATGTTTCGTCGTAGATTTGTATGTTAGTAGAGAATTATAGTGGGAGTTAAAGAA
This genomic stretch from Nicotiana sylvestris chromosome 9, ASM39365v2, whole genome shotgun sequence harbors:
- the LOC104241934 gene encoding putative disease resistance protein RGA3, coding for MINLQSTLSTIQAVLQDAEDRQMRDKSLKNWLVKLKDIVYEADDLLDEYLTELLRHKLKLKEVGEKLELVANERAKFHFRDVVYQGGFSCERPQSDSYVIESKVFGRNKDKENIVKLLIESDVPVVSIVGIGGIGKTTVAKLVYNDIVVEDRFDTRIWVCVSKGFDVKRLLNAIIEYATGSSCNLVEMEAILRRVHALILGKKFLLVLDDVWDDDHEKYERLKNLVHNGLDGSRLLVTTRNEKAALLMGKANPYRLEGLSDDDCWSLFQELAYKNRQKELLALEELGKEITKKCRGVPLAAKALGSLMCLKNQKSEWSFIRDCAMWDLMGHEDGAGILLALRLSYEYLPTHLKQCFAYCSIFPKGYRINKNTLICLWIAEGFVPSSESMPPEEAGNGYFNELLWHSFFQNVRRDFDGNIVDCDMHDLVHDLSKSVGGVDCLTTEFGKEVIIPVATRHLSMLGSELVPKKLGMLRSAQKLRSFLLLDGQRNITKLSKSFFLSFKSVRELDCSGSRIKKLSKSVGTLLHLRYLNLSHALLRTLPKSICCFLNLEALILKHCNHLIEIPAEIRKLVNLRHLDIYGCTSLTILPRGIGKMRSLQTLPVYIVSKAAASDISELQRLDLHGELMIKNLENLSGEICAKNANLKGKRHIQFLKLIWDQVEEMGTRENVERIVESLQPNSDLSKLHIEGYIGANFPSWLMNIYLVHIVEIWLLKCHRCVELRQLGKLPFLEVLTVDGMDSAMYFCNSSGEEDLATQFASLKQLTLRNMPNLLGWSVNKDHTILHCLKKFTWHVPI
- the LOC104241933 gene encoding putative disease resistance protein RGA3; its protein translation is MISGCLEILHLPEGLLKNNINLLSVEIRDCAEIQSLSSELKGLPCLESLSISNCNSLSSVLDSCGLQTLKSLSIHGCRNISLEKGLQSLQFLQYASLSDCENLTTLPMTMQNLKYLQTLHIWSCPKMYMLPEWLGDLISLRELELWYCENLSSIPESVKKLTKLQFLSIWGCPNLGLRCRKDVGEDWHKIKHVPFIKINGPFIQAMTDFGAGSG